From the genome of Flavobacterium luteolum, one region includes:
- a CDS encoding CCA tRNA nucleotidyltransferase: MAIQTNYKTALQNKIFDVILKASQELKVDSYVIGGFVRDLLLNRGSKKDIDVVAVGSGIELALKVSDLLPNKPKVQVFKTYGTAMLRFEDTDIEFVGARKESYTRDSRNPIVENGTLQDDQNRRDFTINALALSLNQNNFGDLLDPFDGLTDLENKTIKTPLDPDITYSDDPLRMLRAIRFANQLNFEIEENSLNVITKNADRIKIISGERIVDELNKILMTDKPSTGFLLLYKTGLLDIILPELTALNQVEEIEGHTHKNNFYHTLEVVDNICPNTDDVWLRWSALLHDIGKAPTKRFTKKQGWTFHGHEFLGGKMAKKIFERLHMPLNHKMKFVQKMVIMSSRPIVLAQDIVTDSAVRRLVFDAGEDVENLMTLCEADITTKNPSKFKKYHKNFELVRKKIVEVEERDHVRNFQPPISGEEIMEIFDLKPSREIGILKEAVKEAILEGVIPNEYQAAYDFVIKRAEKLGLKKVEK; this comes from the coding sequence GTGGCGATACAGACAAACTATAAAACTGCTTTACAAAACAAAATCTTCGATGTTATTTTGAAAGCTTCTCAGGAACTAAAAGTCGACTCTTATGTGATCGGCGGATTTGTTCGTGATTTGCTTTTAAACCGAGGTTCTAAAAAAGACATTGATGTTGTTGCAGTAGGAAGCGGCATCGAATTGGCTCTTAAAGTTTCCGATTTACTTCCGAACAAACCAAAAGTTCAGGTTTTTAAAACTTACGGAACTGCAATGCTTCGTTTTGAAGATACCGATATCGAGTTTGTTGGTGCCCGAAAAGAATCTTATACCCGAGACAGTCGAAATCCGATTGTTGAAAATGGAACTTTGCAAGATGATCAAAATCGTCGTGATTTTACCATCAATGCCTTAGCACTTTCTTTAAACCAAAATAATTTTGGAGATCTTTTAGATCCGTTTGACGGATTAACCGATTTAGAAAATAAAACAATCAAAACTCCTTTGGATCCAGATATTACGTATTCTGATGATCCTTTGCGAATGTTGCGTGCCATTCGTTTTGCAAATCAATTGAATTTTGAAATTGAAGAAAATTCATTAAACGTCATTACCAAAAATGCTGATCGCATCAAAATAATTTCTGGGGAGAGAATCGTTGATGAGTTAAACAAAATTCTCATGACCGATAAACCTTCAACAGGATTTTTACTTTTATACAAAACTGGACTTTTAGATATTATTTTACCTGAATTGACCGCTTTGAATCAGGTGGAAGAAATTGAAGGTCATACACATAAAAACAATTTCTATCATACATTGGAAGTTGTTGACAACATATGCCCAAATACGGACGATGTTTGGCTTCGCTGGTCAGCATTACTTCATGATATTGGAAAAGCACCAACCAAACGTTTTACAAAAAAACAAGGATGGACTTTTCACGGACATGAATTTCTAGGCGGAAAAATGGCAAAGAAAATCTTTGAACGTTTACACATGCCTTTAAACCATAAAATGAAGTTTGTGCAGAAAATGGTTATCATGAGTTCGCGCCCGATTGTTTTGGCACAAGATATTGTAACCGACAGCGCGGTTCGCCGTTTGGTTTTTGACGCTGGCGAAGATGTAGAAAACTTAATGACTTTGTGCGAAGCCGATATCACAACCAAAAATCCATCGAAATTCAAGAAATATCATAAAAACTTCGAGCTTGTCCGCAAGAAAATTGTGGAAGTTGAAGAACGCGATCATGTTCGTAATTTTCAACCGCCAATTTCTGGCGAAGAAATTATGGAAATATTTGATTTGAAGCCTTCTCGCGAAATCGGAATTTTAAAAGAAGCGGTAAAAGAAGCTATTTTGGAAGGCGTTATACCGAATGAATATCAGGCTGCTTATGATTTTGTAATTAAGAGAGCTGAAAAATTAGGCTTAAAAAAAGTTGAGAAATAA
- a CDS encoding 2TM domain-containing protein translates to METNLSEEERYIQAKKKVENIKGFYGNLLAFVLVNAILIFINLYTSPSYLWFFWPLLWWGVGVVFHGLKVFEVFPGMGKEWEERKIKEFMEKEKQNKNKWK, encoded by the coding sequence ATGGAAACGAATTTAAGCGAAGAAGAAAGATATATTCAGGCCAAAAAGAAAGTAGAAAATATTAAAGGTTTTTATGGAAATCTTTTGGCTTTCGTATTAGTAAATGCGATTTTGATTTTTATAAATTTATATACATCACCAAGTTATTTATGGTTTTTCTGGCCATTGTTATGGTGGGGAGTAGGAGTAGTTTTTCACGGATTAAAAGTATTTGAAGTTTTTCCAGGAATGGGCAAAGAATGGGAAGAAAGAAAAATCAAAGAGTTTATGGAGAAGGAAAAACAGAATAAAAATAAGTGGAAATAA
- a CDS encoding MDR family MFS transporter produces the protein MATAVQDDDLVEYGFRRVIITITAVLCALLEIVDTTIVNVALTDMRGSLGATLTDVAWVITAYAIANVIVIPMTSWLSQQFGRRNYFVASIIIFTVCSFLCGNATNIWELVAFRFVQGMGGGALLVTAQTIITESYPVAKRGMAQAIYGMGVIVGPTLGPPLGGYLVDNYSWPYIFYINIPLGIIATILALTFVRSPKYGEKLKANQVDWWGIILLTAFIGSLQFVLEHGQQDDWFNDSTIVTLSVVTVLGLVLFIWRELTYEHPIVNLSVLKDGNLRIGTIMCFILGFGLYGSTLIIPIYTQSILGWTATDAGLLLIPGSITTAIMMPFVGNMIQKGVPQGYMVGVGFLIFFFFTFMMYSRMTPDTGVEHMYWPLILRGIGLGLLFVPITTLSLSTLKGKQIGEGAAFTGMMRQLGGSFGIAIITTFITRFSQSHRVDLINNLDPAKFDVQQRIAGMQHAFMAKGYSADVALKKAYQAIEYSIMKQSTVMAYMDIFLYLGIMFLCCIPIILFIKKGKNKISAADAMH, from the coding sequence ATGGCTACAGCAGTACAAGACGACGATTTAGTAGAATACGGTTTCAGACGTGTTATCATTACGATTACAGCAGTGCTTTGTGCACTGTTGGAAATTGTAGATACTACGATTGTAAACGTAGCGCTGACAGACATGCGCGGAAGTCTTGGTGCTACCTTGACCGATGTGGCATGGGTTATTACAGCATACGCAATTGCGAATGTTATTGTAATTCCGATGACGAGCTGGCTATCGCAGCAATTTGGAAGACGTAATTATTTTGTGGCTTCCATTATAATATTTACAGTCTGTTCTTTTTTGTGTGGTAATGCCACTAATATTTGGGAACTAGTAGCTTTCCGTTTCGTACAAGGTATGGGTGGTGGAGCATTACTAGTAACAGCCCAAACGATTATTACAGAAAGTTATCCAGTAGCAAAACGTGGAATGGCACAAGCTATTTACGGAATGGGTGTAATTGTTGGTCCAACATTAGGTCCACCTTTGGGAGGATATTTAGTAGATAATTATTCTTGGCCTTATATTTTCTATATCAATATTCCATTAGGAATTATTGCTACTATTTTGGCTTTAACCTTTGTTAGAAGTCCAAAATATGGAGAAAAATTAAAAGCCAATCAGGTTGACTGGTGGGGAATTATATTGTTGACTGCATTTATCGGTTCTTTACAGTTCGTATTAGAACACGGACAGCAGGACGACTGGTTTAATGATTCTACAATTGTAACCCTGAGTGTTGTAACTGTTCTTGGATTGGTTCTCTTTATTTGGAGAGAGCTTACCTATGAACATCCAATTGTAAACCTAAGCGTTCTAAAAGATGGAAATCTTCGAATTGGAACCATAATGTGTTTTATTCTTGGATTTGGATTATATGGTTCTACTTTAATTATCCCAATTTACACGCAGTCAATTTTAGGATGGACGGCAACAGATGCAGGATTATTATTAATTCCGGGATCTATAACCACAGCGATTATGATGCCGTTTGTGGGTAATATGATTCAGAAAGGTGTACCTCAAGGGTATATGGTTGGAGTAGGGTTTTTAATTTTCTTCTTCTTTACCTTCATGATGTATAGCCGTATGACGCCTGATACAGGAGTTGAACATATGTATTGGCCTTTAATTTTGAGAGGAATTGGTTTAGGATTGCTTTTCGTTCCTATTACAACACTTTCGCTTTCCACCTTAAAAGGGAAACAAATTGGTGAAGGAGCGGCATTTACTGGAATGATGCGTCAATTAGGCGGATCTTTTGGTATTGCGATTATTACCACTTTCATCACTCGTTTTAGTCAATCTCATAGAGTAGATTTAATTAATAACCTAGATCCTGCCAAATTTGATGTGCAGCAGCGTATTGCAGGAATGCAGCACGCCTTTATGGCAAAAGGATACAGTGCAGATGTTGCTTTGAAAAAAGCATATCAGGCGATAGAATATTCCATAATGAAACAAAGCACTGTAATGGCTTATATGGATATCTTCCTTTATCTAGGAATTATGTTTTTATGTTGCATACCGATTATTCTCTTTATCAAAAAAGGGAAGAACAAAATTAGTGCAGCCGACGCAATGCATTAA
- the yaaA gene encoding peroxide stress protein YaaA, whose product MKIVISPAKSLNFEKELPTSQYTEPSFLKEARVVHKVVKTKKPSELSELMSISDKLADLNWKRNQDWKTPFTPENARPAVYTFDGDVYTGLDAYTIPLEKLDVLQDKLRILSGLYGLLKPLDLMQAYRLEMGTKMPVGEYKNLHEFWKPVVTKALNKELKKGELFVNLASNEYFSAVDVKALKVPVITPDFKDYKDGKLKMISFFAKKARGMMVRYIIDTNAETIDDLKGFNYEGYQFDANLSKGSHLVFTR is encoded by the coding sequence ATGAAAATTGTTATATCTCCAGCGAAATCATTGAATTTCGAAAAAGAATTACCAACATCTCAATATACTGAACCTTCATTCTTAAAAGAAGCAAGAGTGGTTCATAAAGTAGTAAAAACAAAAAAGCCTTCTGAATTATCAGAACTAATGTCAATCTCAGACAAATTAGCCGATTTAAATTGGAAACGTAATCAGGATTGGAAAACACCTTTCACACCTGAAAATGCTCGTCCGGCAGTTTATACTTTTGATGGAGATGTATATACAGGTTTAGACGCTTATACTATTCCGTTAGAAAAATTAGATGTTCTTCAAGATAAATTGAGAATTTTATCGGGACTTTACGGTCTTTTAAAACCACTTGATTTAATGCAGGCTTATCGTTTGGAAATGGGAACCAAAATGCCAGTTGGTGAATATAAAAATCTGCATGAATTCTGGAAACCTGTTGTTACTAAAGCATTAAACAAAGAATTGAAAAAAGGAGAATTGTTTGTGAATTTGGCTAGTAACGAATATTTTTCTGCTGTTGATGTAAAAGCTTTAAAAGTTCCAGTAATTACACCAGACTTCAAAGATTATAAAGACGGAAAACTAAAAATGATCAGTTTCTTTGCTAAAAAGGCGAGAGGTATGATGGTTCGTTATATTATAGATACCAATGCTGAAACTATAGATGATTTAAAAGGTTTTAATTACGAAGGATATCAGTTTGATGCGAATCTTTCTAAGGGAAGTCATTTAGTTTTTACAAGATAA
- a CDS encoding 2TM domain-containing protein — protein MGRFRREMYEDYTKQHFGEYTDDPNYNAAYRRVKRLKRFYSHLKIFIIVNIIIIVSSLTRDRSAGLIVMDLSGLTKWQTYSTVFFWGIGLLAHALSVFGADWFFGPDWEKRKIQKYMEKDTANKNKWE, from the coding sequence ATGGGACGTTTTAGAAGAGAAATGTATGAAGATTATACAAAACAGCATTTTGGAGAGTATACAGACGATCCAAATTACAATGCAGCTTATAGAAGAGTAAAAAGACTTAAAAGATTTTACTCGCATTTGAAAATTTTCATCATTGTAAACATTATTATCATTGTATCAAGTTTGACTCGAGATAGGTCTGCTGGTCTAATTGTGATGGATTTAAGTGGTTTAACAAAATGGCAAACTTACTCTACGGTGTTTTTTTGGGGAATTGGTCTATTAGCTCACGCATTATCTGTTTTTGGCGCTGATTGGTTTTTTGGCCCAGATTGGGAGAAAAGAAAAATCCAAAAATACATGGAAAAGGATACTGCAAATAAAAATAAATGGGAGTAA
- a CDS encoding LytR/AlgR family response regulator transcription factor — protein MITLIIEDEKPAARLLQRKLEKLDVTVETMLHSVEESVHWFENNPHPDLIFLDIQLSDGLSFEIFEKIDIKSAIIFTTAYDEYALKAFKLNSIDYLLKPIDEDDLEVAVSKFKSRLPKIAETSNLQLDFEQIRQMLSNPFEKTYKKRFTVKIGQHLKVITTEEIECFFSENKGTYIHTYDNRDYLIDSTLEILEQELDKKDFFRVSRKFIVPLKAIKEIQVYTNSRLKVILPTYKEDEVIVSREKVQDFKAWLG, from the coding sequence ATGATCACATTAATTATAGAAGACGAAAAACCAGCAGCAAGATTGTTGCAAAGAAAACTTGAAAAGTTAGATGTAACCGTAGAAACCATGCTTCACTCAGTTGAAGAATCGGTTCATTGGTTTGAAAATAATCCGCACCCAGATTTGATTTTTCTGGATATCCAGTTGTCTGATGGTTTGTCATTTGAGATTTTTGAAAAAATAGATATCAAAAGCGCTATCATTTTTACTACAGCTTATGATGAATACGCTTTAAAAGCTTTTAAATTAAACAGTATAGATTATCTTCTAAAACCAATTGACGAAGATGATTTGGAAGTTGCGGTTTCAAAATTCAAATCGCGTCTTCCGAAAATAGCAGAAACTTCAAATCTACAATTAGATTTTGAGCAGATTCGTCAAATGTTGTCAAATCCTTTTGAGAAAACGTATAAAAAGAGATTTACAGTTAAAATAGGACAACATTTAAAAGTAATTACTACAGAAGAAATTGAATGTTTTTTCAGCGAAAATAAAGGAACTTATATTCATACCTACGACAATCGAGATTATTTGATCGATTCGACATTAGAGATTTTAGAACAAGAACTAGACAAAAAGGATTTTTTTCGCGTAAGCAGAAAATTTATTGTTCCGCTGAAAGCGATTAAAGAAATTCAGGTTTATACTAATTCTCGACTTAAAGTGATTCTTCCAACTTATAAAGAAGATGAGGTCATTGTAAGCCGAGAAAAAGTGCAGGATTTTAAGGCTTGGTTAGGATAA
- a CDS encoding COX15/CtaA family protein, which produces MKKENKSVIIWLLSGCVLLFLMVVVGGITRLTNSGLSMTDWHLVTDTFPPLTEAKWQAAFDEYKKFPEYQKINIHNDFQLADYKFIYFWEWFHRFIGRIIGLVFFVPFVYFLAKKKLDTPTIKKCIVLLAMGAFQGFLGWFMVRSGLIDNPDVSHFRLSLHLTFAFITFAYTLWVALDLIYPERNINKILPLRNIARYALAALLIQIIYGGFVAGLNAGLIHNHWPLMSDGEFIHESVFIEQSSLIKNLIEGKSGVQFVHRTFAYVVVAIILFLFFKSKKYTLTHTQANGIKTLVVFVFIQFLLGVFTLLYSVPLALGLIHQIMAFFLLSAMTYTLHRLSK; this is translated from the coding sequence ATGAAAAAAGAGAATAAATCAGTAATCATTTGGTTACTATCGGGCTGTGTTTTATTGTTTTTAATGGTCGTCGTGGGCGGAATCACACGTTTGACCAATTCAGGTTTATCTATGACTGATTGGCATTTGGTAACCGATACCTTTCCACCTTTAACAGAAGCAAAATGGCAAGCTGCTTTTGACGAATACAAAAAATTTCCTGAGTATCAGAAAATCAATATTCACAATGATTTTCAATTAGCCGATTATAAATTCATCTATTTCTGGGAATGGTTTCATCGTTTTATCGGCCGTATTATTGGTTTGGTTTTCTTTGTGCCGTTTGTTTACTTTTTAGCCAAAAAGAAATTAGATACTCCAACCATCAAAAAATGTATCGTTCTTTTGGCAATGGGAGCTTTCCAAGGATTTTTAGGATGGTTTATGGTAAGAAGCGGATTAATTGACAATCCAGATGTAAGCCATTTTAGACTTTCATTACACTTAACTTTTGCTTTTATCACTTTTGCTTATACACTTTGGGTTGCACTAGATTTGATTTATCCTGAAAGAAATATCAATAAAATTCTACCTTTAAGAAATATTGCGCGTTATGCTTTAGCTGCTTTATTAATCCAAATTATTTACGGCGGATTTGTGGCAGGATTAAATGCCGGATTAATTCACAATCACTGGCCTTTAATGAGCGACGGAGAATTTATTCACGAATCGGTTTTTATTGAGCAATCTTCTTTAATAAAAAATTTAATTGAGGGAAAAAGCGGTGTTCAGTTTGTACATAGAACTTTTGCTTATGTAGTTGTAGCGATTATTCTTTTTCTTTTCTTCAAAAGCAAAAAATATACACTTACACATACTCAAGCAAACGGAATCAAAACTTTAGTCGTTTTTGTTTTCATTCAATTCTTGCTTGGAGTTTTCACTTTATTATACAGCGTGCCTTTAGCTTTAGGATTAATTCACCAAATTATGGCATTTTTCCTTTTAAGTGCTATGACATATACATTGCATAGATTGAGTAAATAA